A single genomic interval of Agromyces cerinus harbors:
- the dxs gene encoding 1-deoxy-D-xylulose-5-phosphate synthase — protein sequence MTLLETISGPRDLDALSPEQLDQLAREIREYLVESVSKTGGHLGPNLGVVEMTIAIHRVFESPRDAIVFDTGHQSYVHKLLTGRRDLSTIRKTGGLAGYPQRSESEHDIVESSHASSSLSWADGISKAFEMTGQDDRHVVAVVGDGALTGGMTWEALNNISDDNTRKLIVVVNDNGRSYAPTIGGMARFLNTVRTKQTYRNLHLSSRRAFDRLGAPASAFYRGVRGGLHGFLSRFTDNEALYSNLDIKYIGPIDGHDERAMEAALRQAKAYGAPVIVHAITDKGRGYEPALRDAADQFHAVGQIDPETGESLETASAPSWTSVFADELVHLAESNERLVGITAAMLRPTGLHRMAERFPSRVFDVGIAEQHAATSAAGLAFGGLHPVVAVYATFMNRAFDQVLMDVALHKAGVTFVLDRAGVTGPDGPSHHGVWDLSILQVVPGIRIAAPRDSVRLVEELGEAVTVDDAPTVIRFPKGTVGVDFDAVRRTDDGVDVLAESERKDVLIVTVGPMADTGLQVAERLEAQGIGATVVDPRWVVPVPRSIIDLAAEHRIVVSIEDGIRVGGIGTRIRQDLREAGVDTAVTELGLPDEFLDHGSRSDILERVGLTPQHIARDVTAMVLGSKLPHARGAGAEAGVSTDTSPQPRV from the coding sequence ATGACACTGCTCGAGACCATTTCGGGACCTCGTGATCTCGACGCGCTGAGTCCCGAACAGCTCGACCAGCTGGCACGCGAGATCCGCGAGTACCTCGTGGAGTCCGTGTCGAAGACCGGCGGGCACCTCGGCCCGAACCTCGGCGTCGTCGAGATGACGATCGCCATCCACCGCGTGTTCGAGTCGCCGCGCGACGCGATCGTCTTCGACACCGGGCACCAGTCGTACGTGCACAAGCTCCTGACGGGCCGGCGCGACCTCTCGACGATCCGCAAGACGGGTGGTCTCGCCGGGTACCCGCAGCGCTCCGAGTCCGAGCACGACATCGTCGAGAGCTCGCACGCGTCGAGCTCGCTGTCATGGGCCGACGGCATCTCCAAGGCCTTCGAGATGACCGGCCAAGACGACCGTCACGTGGTCGCGGTCGTCGGTGACGGCGCCCTCACCGGCGGCATGACGTGGGAAGCGCTCAACAACATCTCCGACGACAACACGCGAAAGCTCATCGTCGTCGTCAACGACAACGGTCGTTCGTACGCCCCGACGATCGGCGGCATGGCGCGCTTCCTCAACACCGTGCGCACGAAGCAGACCTACCGCAACCTGCACCTCTCGAGTCGGCGTGCGTTCGACCGGCTCGGCGCCCCGGCCAGCGCGTTCTACCGCGGCGTCCGCGGCGGCCTGCACGGCTTCCTCAGCCGCTTCACCGACAACGAGGCGCTCTACTCGAACCTCGACATCAAGTACATCGGCCCCATCGACGGTCATGACGAGCGCGCCATGGAGGCCGCACTTCGCCAGGCCAAGGCCTACGGGGCCCCGGTCATCGTGCATGCGATCACCGACAAGGGTCGCGGCTACGAGCCCGCCCTGCGCGACGCGGCCGATCAGTTCCACGCGGTCGGCCAGATCGACCCCGAGACCGGTGAGTCGCTCGAGACCGCTTCGGCGCCGTCGTGGACGAGCGTCTTCGCCGACGAACTCGTGCACCTCGCCGAGAGCAACGAGCGGCTCGTCGGCATCACTGCGGCGATGCTCCGACCCACCGGGCTTCACCGCATGGCCGAACGGTTCCCGAGCCGTGTCTTCGACGTCGGCATCGCCGAACAGCACGCCGCGACATCCGCTGCCGGCCTCGCCTTCGGCGGGCTGCATCCGGTGGTCGCCGTGTACGCGACGTTCATGAACCGCGCCTTCGACCAGGTGCTCATGGATGTCGCACTGCACAAGGCGGGCGTGACCTTCGTGCTCGACCGCGCCGGCGTCACCGGCCCCGACGGCCCGAGCCACCACGGCGTGTGGGATCTCTCGATCCTGCAGGTCGTGCCGGGCATCCGCATCGCCGCACCGCGAGACTCGGTGCGTCTCGTCGAAGAGCTCGGCGAGGCCGTGACGGTCGACGACGCGCCGACCGTCATCCGCTTCCCGAAGGGCACCGTCGGCGTCGACTTCGACGCCGTGCGGCGCACCGACGACGGCGTCGACGTGCTCGCCGAGTCCGAGCGCAAAGACGTGCTCATCGTCACGGTGGGCCCGATGGCCGACACCGGACTGCAGGTGGCCGAGCGTCTCGAGGCGCAGGGCATCGGCGCCACCGTGGTCGACCCCCGCTGGGTCGTTCCGGTGCCGCGCAGCATCATCGACCTGGCCGCCGAACACCGCATCGTCGTGAGCATCGAAGACGGGATCCGGGTCGGCGGCATCGGCACGCGAATCCGCCAGGATCTGCGTGAGGCGGGCGTCGACACGGCGGTGACCGAGCTCGGCCTGCCCGATGAGTTCCTCGACCACGGCTCGCGCTCCGACATCCTCGAGCGAGTGGGGCTCACCCCGCAGCACATCGCACGCGACGTCACCGCCATGGTGCTCGGCTCGAAGCTGCCGCACGCGCGCGGTGCCGGCGCCGAAGCGGGCGTCTCGACCGACACGAGCCCGCAGCCGCGCGTCTGA
- a CDS encoding dihydrofolate reductase family protein → MTKFQYSVASSLDGFIADEHHGLGWLLQFGFDAFQDHYDRFFADVGAVVLGASTYEWILREQPGNWDFGARPAWVLTHRRLPVPPDSDIRFGSGDVLPIADAARAEAGERNVWIVGGGPTAAQFLEAERLDELLVTYMPVALGRGRPLLPVATATPRFTLVRTTPFPNGAVEHVYRTG, encoded by the coding sequence ATGACGAAGTTCCAGTACTCCGTCGCTTCGAGCCTCGACGGATTCATCGCCGACGAACATCATGGGCTCGGTTGGCTGCTGCAGTTCGGTTTCGACGCGTTCCAGGATCACTACGATCGCTTCTTCGCCGATGTCGGCGCGGTCGTGCTCGGTGCCTCGACGTACGAGTGGATCCTCCGGGAGCAGCCCGGCAATTGGGACTTCGGAGCCCGGCCCGCGTGGGTGCTCACGCACCGGCGGTTGCCGGTGCCGCCGGACTCCGACATCCGATTCGGGTCGGGCGACGTCCTCCCGATCGCCGACGCCGCACGAGCGGAGGCCGGCGAGCGGAACGTCTGGATCGTCGGCGGCGGACCGACCGCCGCCCAGTTCCTCGAGGCGGAACGGCTCGACGAACTGCTCGTCACGTACATGCCGGTGGCACTCGGGCGTGGCAGACCGCTCCTGCCCGTCGCCACGGCGACCCCGCGCTTCACGCTCGTCCGAACGACGCCGTTCCCGAACGGCGCGGTCGAGCACGTCTACCGCACGGGTTGA
- a CDS encoding 3-hydroxyacyl-CoA dehydrogenase NAD-binding domain-containing protein: protein MTDYTKIDFDSLAALSDDEVVTHSFVRDVPISGGKTLALVTLDNGRDHTRPNTLGPVSLLEYAKTLDELKSRAAAGEIHAVAITGKPFILAAGADLSKVAEIPDRDTARKMGQLGHFALGKASELGVPSFVFINGLALGGGLEIALNADYRTVDASVPAVALPEVFLGLIPGWGGAYLLPNLIGIENALKVVIENPLKQNRTMKADDVMELGIADAKFDSVAFLEDSIKWADGVVSGRIKVKRPNEPGKVERLVKWDAAIAIATKMLKSRIGSVPKSPYAALELMKAAKSGTKAEGFEREDEVLSELIVGDQLQASIYAFNLVQKRAKRPAGAPDKAIAKKVTKVGVLGAGYMASQLALLFVRRLRVPVVITDIDQARVDKGVAYIGEEIDKLLEKGRISPDEANRLKALVTGTTNKADFADCDWVIEAVFEELETKQNVFAEIEQFISPEAVLATNTSSLSVEQIGAKLAHPERLVGFHFFTPVAVMPLIEVVKTPHTDEATLSTAMVTAKNLRKNAVITADTPGFVVNRLLAVLLGEAMRAVDEGTSFQTVDEAIAPLGLPMAPSVLLDLVGLKVGAHVLDTHHAAFPDRFYRSENLHKLADYGKLLDKDDKGKVKGFDKGALKIVAGGKNPRSADEILVALQDGLAREVHLMLDGDVVAAAEDIDLCMVLGAGFPFQMGGLTPYLDRVGASERVFGDTFHHPTITGVGA, encoded by the coding sequence ATGACCGACTACACGAAGATCGACTTCGACTCGCTCGCCGCCCTCTCCGACGACGAGGTCGTCACGCACTCCTTCGTGCGCGACGTGCCGATCTCGGGCGGCAAGACGCTCGCCCTCGTCACGCTCGACAACGGCCGCGACCACACCCGCCCGAACACCCTCGGTCCGGTGTCGCTGCTCGAGTACGCGAAGACCCTCGACGAGCTGAAGTCGCGCGCTGCAGCAGGCGAGATCCACGCCGTCGCGATCACGGGCAAGCCGTTCATCCTCGCCGCGGGCGCCGACCTGTCGAAGGTCGCCGAGATCCCCGACCGCGACACCGCCCGCAAGATGGGCCAGCTCGGCCACTTCGCGCTCGGCAAGGCCTCCGAGCTCGGCGTGCCGTCGTTCGTGTTCATCAACGGCCTCGCCCTCGGCGGCGGCCTCGAGATCGCGCTGAACGCCGACTACCGCACGGTGGATGCCTCGGTGCCCGCCGTCGCCCTGCCCGAGGTCTTCCTCGGCCTCATCCCCGGTTGGGGCGGCGCGTACCTGCTGCCGAACCTCATCGGCATCGAGAACGCCCTCAAGGTCGTCATCGAGAACCCGCTGAAGCAGAACCGCACGATGAAGGCCGACGACGTGATGGAGCTCGGCATCGCCGACGCGAAGTTCGACTCGGTCGCGTTCCTCGAGGACTCGATCAAGTGGGCCGACGGCGTCGTCTCGGGCCGCATCAAGGTGAAGCGCCCGAACGAGCCCGGCAAGGTCGAGCGCCTCGTGAAATGGGACGCCGCGATCGCGATCGCCACGAAGATGCTGAAGAGCCGCATCGGATCGGTGCCGAAGTCGCCGTACGCGGCGCTCGAGCTCATGAAGGCCGCCAAGAGCGGCACCAAGGCCGAGGGCTTCGAACGCGAAGACGAGGTGCTCTCCGAGCTCATCGTCGGCGACCAACTGCAGGCCTCGATCTACGCCTTCAACCTCGTGCAGAAGCGCGCGAAGCGCCCCGCCGGTGCGCCCGACAAGGCGATCGCGAAGAAGGTCACCAAGGTCGGCGTGCTCGGAGCCGGCTACATGGCGAGCCAGCTCGCCCTGCTGTTCGTGCGCCGCCTGCGGGTGCCGGTGGTCATCACCGACATCGACCAGGCACGCGTCGACAAGGGCGTCGCCTACATCGGCGAAGAGATCGACAAGCTCCTCGAGAAGGGCCGCATCTCCCCCGATGAGGCCAACCGTCTGAAGGCGCTCGTGACGGGCACCACCAATAAGGCCGACTTCGCCGACTGCGACTGGGTCATCGAGGCCGTCTTCGAAGAGCTCGAGACTAAGCAGAACGTCTTCGCCGAGATCGAGCAGTTCATCTCGCCCGAGGCCGTGCTCGCCACGAACACCTCGTCGCTGTCGGTCGAGCAGATCGGCGCGAAGCTCGCGCACCCCGAGCGCCTGGTGGGCTTCCACTTCTTCACCCCGGTCGCGGTCATGCCGCTGATCGAGGTCGTGAAGACGCCCCACACCGATGAGGCGACGCTGTCGACCGCCATGGTCACCGCGAAGAACCTGCGCAAGAACGCCGTCATCACGGCCGACACCCCCGGCTTCGTCGTCAACCGGCTGCTGGCCGTGCTGCTCGGCGAGGCGATGCGGGCCGTCGACGAGGGCACCTCGTTCCAGACCGTCGACGAGGCGATCGCCCCGCTCGGCCTGCCCATGGCGCCTTCGGTGCTGCTCGATCTCGTGGGCCTGAAGGTCGGGGCGCACGTGCTCGACACCCACCACGCGGCGTTCCCCGACCGGTTCTACCGCAGCGAGAACCTGCACAAGCTCGCCGACTACGGCAAGCTGCTCGACAAGGACGACAAGGGCAAGGTCAAGGGCTTCGACAAGGGTGCCCTGAAGATCGTCGCCGGTGGCAAGAACCCCCGCTCGGCCGACGAGATCCTCGTCGCCCTGCAGGACGGCCTGGCCCGCGAGGTGCACCTCATGCTCGACGGCGATGTCGTCGCAGCTGCTGAGGACATCGACCTCTGCATGGTGCTCGGTGCCGGCTTCCCGTTCCAGATGGGCGGCCTGACGCCGTACCTCGACCGGGTCGGCGCGTCCGAGCGCGTCTTCGGCGACACATTCCACCACCCGACCATCACGGGTGTGGGCGCGTAG
- a CDS encoding thiolase family protein: MADQAEVVFVDGVRTPFGKAGDKGMYWNTRADDLVVKAIVGLLERNPNIPKDRIDDVAIAATTQTGDQGLTLGRTAAILAGLPKTVPGFSIDRMCAGAMTAAAMMSGSIGFGMYDIAIAGGVEHMGHHPMGSGVDPNPRFLSERLVGEDALVMGATAERIHDRFPQLTKERSDRFALASQQKTAAAYAAGKIQQDLVPVAIRTEQGWGLATRDEVMRPETTLEGLAALKTPFRPHGRITAGNASGLNDGATAAILASGAAAKEFGLSPKMKLVSYAFAGVDPEIMGIGPIPATEKALRKAGLSIEDIGIFEMNEAFAVQVLSFMDHYGIADEDPRVNPWGGAIAVGHPLASSGVRLMNQLASQFTERPDVRYGITSMCVGLGQGGTMVWENPNYDKKAKKA; the protein is encoded by the coding sequence ACTGGAACACCCGGGCCGATGACCTCGTCGTGAAGGCGATCGTCGGACTCCTCGAGCGCAACCCGAACATCCCGAAGGACCGCATCGACGACGTCGCCATCGCCGCGACGACCCAGACCGGCGACCAGGGTCTCACCCTCGGCCGCACGGCCGCGATCCTCGCCGGACTCCCGAAGACCGTTCCCGGCTTCTCGATCGACCGCATGTGCGCTGGCGCCATGACGGCCGCCGCGATGATGTCGGGCTCGATCGGCTTCGGCATGTACGACATCGCCATCGCCGGCGGCGTCGAGCACATGGGACACCACCCCATGGGTTCCGGCGTCGACCCCAACCCGCGATTCCTCAGCGAGCGCCTCGTCGGCGAAGACGCCCTCGTGATGGGCGCGACCGCCGAGCGCATCCACGACCGGTTCCCGCAGCTCACGAAGGAGCGCAGCGACCGCTTCGCCCTCGCGAGCCAGCAGAAGACCGCAGCGGCCTACGCCGCGGGCAAGATCCAGCAGGACCTCGTGCCCGTCGCGATCCGCACCGAGCAGGGCTGGGGCCTCGCCACGCGCGACGAGGTCATGCGCCCCGAGACGACGCTCGAGGGCCTCGCCGCCCTGAAGACGCCGTTCCGCCCGCACGGCCGCATCACGGCCGGCAACGCCTCGGGCCTGAACGACGGCGCGACCGCCGCGATCCTCGCCTCCGGCGCTGCCGCGAAGGAGTTCGGCCTGTCGCCGAAGATGAAGCTCGTCAGCTACGCCTTCGCGGGCGTCGACCCCGAGATCATGGGCATCGGCCCGATCCCCGCCACCGAGAAGGCCCTCCGCAAGGCGGGCCTCTCGATCGAGGACATCGGCATCTTCGAGATGAACGAGGCGTTCGCCGTGCAGGTGCTCTCGTTCATGGACCACTACGGCATCGCCGACGAAGACCCCCGTGTCAACCCGTGGGGCGGCGCGATCGCGGTCGGCCACCCCCTCGCCTCCTCGGGCGTGCGTCTCATGAACCAGCTCGCGAGCCAGTTCACCGAGCGGCCCGACGTGCGCTACGGCATCACCAGCATGTGCGTCGGCCTCGGCCAGGGCGGGACCATGGTCTGGGAGAACCCGAACTACGACAAGAAGGCGAAGAAGGCCTGA